In Paracoccus sp. TOH, a single window of DNA contains:
- the iolD gene encoding 3D-(3,5/4)-trihydroxycyclohexane-1,2-dione acylhydrolase (decyclizing) produces the protein MSTIRLTAAQAMVRWLSVQRTEAGERFVEGCWAIFGHGNVAGLGEALQGIGDAFPTWRGQNEQTMAHAAIAYAKGHARRRCQAVTSSIGPGATNMVTAAALAHVNRLPVLFIPGDVFANRRPDPVLQQVEDFDDGTVSANDCFRAVSRYFDRIQRPEQLLTALPRALRVMTDPANCGPACLAFCQDVQAEAYDWPEAFFAPRVWRIRRPGPDAGELAEVAALIRAAVRPVIVCGGGVIYSGAEAALGDFASRHGIPVTETQAGKSALAQAHAMNLGASGVDGSAAANAALAAADLVIGVGTRLQDFTTGSRTLFSGRLVSINVQGHDAAKHGALGLVADARVALEELTAALGDYRAAFDGRARAEWLAAVDLHCAAPAEGNALPTDAQVIGAVQRAAGPEAIAMCAAGTMPGALKLLWQPAQGGYHMEYGYSCMGYEIAGAMGLKLARPEREVICFVGDGSYMMANSELATAVMRRVPFTVVLTDNRGYGCINRLQAGTGGVAFNNLYADCNVETQPQIDFVAHAASMGAHAVKARDIADLETQIAKARSRDIPTVIVIDTTAEPGPGDGLQGAGHWWDVAVPQTGGSDRLKDAYARYIENRRNQTLVN, from the coding sequence ATGAGCACCATCCGCTTGACCGCAGCCCAGGCGATGGTGCGCTGGCTGTCGGTGCAGAGGACCGAGGCGGGCGAGCGTTTCGTCGAGGGCTGCTGGGCGATCTTCGGCCATGGCAACGTCGCCGGCCTGGGCGAGGCGCTGCAGGGCATCGGCGACGCCTTCCCGACCTGGCGCGGCCAGAACGAACAGACCATGGCCCATGCCGCCATCGCCTATGCCAAGGGTCATGCCCGACGGCGTTGCCAGGCGGTGACCAGTTCCATCGGCCCGGGGGCGACCAACATGGTGACGGCGGCGGCGCTGGCGCATGTGAACCGCCTGCCGGTGCTGTTCATTCCGGGCGATGTCTTCGCAAACCGCCGGCCCGATCCGGTGCTGCAGCAGGTCGAGGATTTCGATGACGGCACGGTCAGCGCCAATGATTGCTTCCGTGCCGTCAGCCGCTATTTCGACCGCATCCAGCGGCCCGAGCAATTGCTGACCGCGCTGCCGCGCGCGTTGCGGGTGATGACCGATCCGGCCAATTGCGGCCCCGCCTGCCTGGCATTCTGCCAGGACGTGCAGGCCGAGGCTTACGACTGGCCCGAGGCGTTCTTTGCCCCCAGGGTCTGGCGGATCCGCCGGCCCGGGCCCGATGCCGGCGAACTGGCGGAGGTTGCGGCGCTGATCCGCGCCGCCGTGCGGCCGGTGATCGTCTGCGGCGGCGGCGTGATCTATTCCGGGGCCGAGGCGGCGCTGGGTGATTTCGCCAGCCGCCACGGTATCCCGGTGACCGAGACCCAGGCCGGCAAGTCGGCGCTCGCGCAGGCGCATGCGATGAACCTGGGGGCCTCGGGCGTCGATGGTTCGGCGGCGGCCAATGCGGCTCTGGCCGCGGCGGATCTGGTGATCGGTGTCGGCACCCGGCTGCAGGACTTCACCACCGGCTCGCGCACGCTGTTTTCCGGGCGGCTCGTGTCGATCAACGTGCAGGGCCATGATGCAGCCAAGCATGGCGCGCTGGGCCTGGTCGCGGATGCCCGCGTGGCGCTGGAGGAACTGACGGCGGCGCTGGGCGATTACCGCGCGGCTTTCGACGGACGGGCCCGCGCCGAATGGCTGGCGGCGGTGGACCTGCATTGCGCGGCGCCGGCCGAGGGCAATGCGCTGCCGACCGACGCGCAGGTGATCGGCGCGGTGCAGCGCGCCGCCGGCCCCGAGGCCATCGCCATGTGCGCGGCCGGCACCATGCCCGGCGCGCTGAAGCTGCTCTGGCAGCCGGCGCAGGGCGGTTATCACATGGAATACGGCTATAGCTGCATGGGCTACGAGATCGCCGGCGCCATGGGGCTGAAGCTCGCCCGCCCGGAGCGCGAGGTGATCTGTTTCGTCGGCGACGGCAGTTACATGATGGCCAATTCCGAACTGGCGACGGCGGTGATGCGGCGCGTGCCCTTCACCGTGGTGCTGACCGACAACCGCGGCTATGGCTGCATCAACCGCCTGCAGGCCGGCACCGGCGGCGTGGCCTTCAACAACCTGTATGCCGATTGCAATGTCGAGACGCAGCCGCAGATCGACTTCGTGGCGCATGCCGCGTCGATGGGCGCCCATGCCGTCAAGGCCCGCGACATCGCCGATCTGGAGACGCAGATCGCCAAGGCGCGGTCCCGCGACATCCCGACCGTGATCGTCATCGACACCACCGCCGAACCCGGCCCCGGCGATGGGCTGCAAGGGGCCGGCCACTGGTGGGACGTCGCCGTCCCGCAGACCGGCGGTTCGGACAGGCTGAAGGACGCCTATGCCCGATACATCGAAAACCGCCGCAACCAGACGCTCGTCAATTGA
- the iolE gene encoding myo-inosose-2 dehydratase gives MIRFGTNPIAWANDDDRSIGAHIPTEQILHEAGEVIGFDGIENGHRWPSDPQQLKDLLGRYGLQFVSGWYSTALLSRSVEEEIAAVQEHLARLKANGCKVCIVCECSNTVHGRPDVPVNARPRLGAAEMAEFGRRMEEFAQYLAGQGITLAYHHHMGTVVESPEEIDAFMAATGPATHLLFDSGHCTFGGGDPEAVLKKHVGRVAHFHAKNIRRAVTEEVRARDMSFLQGVLAGAFTVPGDPEGAIDFRPLLKILAEAGYDGWLVIEAEQDPDKRNPLEYQSLGLKALKDMARAAGLH, from the coding sequence ATGATCCGCTTTGGAACCAATCCCATCGCCTGGGCCAATGACGACGACCGGTCGATCGGCGCCCATATCCCGACCGAGCAGATCCTGCACGAGGCGGGCGAAGTCATCGGCTTCGACGGCATCGAGAACGGCCATCGCTGGCCCTCGGACCCGCAGCAGCTCAAGGACCTTCTGGGCCGCTACGGGTTGCAGTTCGTCTCGGGCTGGTATTCGACCGCCTTGCTGAGCCGCTCGGTCGAGGAGGAGATCGCGGCGGTGCAAGAGCACCTGGCCAGGCTCAAGGCCAATGGCTGCAAGGTTTGCATCGTCTGCGAATGTTCGAACACCGTGCATGGGCGGCCCGATGTGCCGGTCAACGCCCGGCCGCGCCTGGGCGCCGCGGAAATGGCCGAGTTCGGCCGCAGGATGGAGGAATTCGCCCAGTATCTGGCCGGGCAGGGCATCACGCTGGCCTATCACCACCACATGGGCACCGTGGTCGAAAGCCCCGAGGAGATCGACGCCTTCATGGCCGCGACCGGCCCGGCGACGCATCTGCTGTTCGACAGCGGGCATTGCACCTTCGGCGGCGGCGACCCCGAGGCGGTGCTGAAGAAACATGTCGGCCGGGTGGCGCATTTCCACGCCAAGAACATCCGGCGCGCCGTGACCGAGGAAGTGCGCGCCCGGGACATGAGCTTCCTGCAGGGCGTGCTTGCCGGGGCCTTCACCGTGCCCGGCGATCCCGAGGGCGCCATCGACTTCCGACCGCTGCTGAAGATCCTGGCCGAGGCCGGCTATGACGGTTGGCTGGTGATCGAGGCCGAGCAGGATCCCGACAAGCGCAACCCGCTGGAATACCAGTCGCTGGGCCTGAAGGCGCTGAAGGATATGGCGCGGGCCGCCGGTCTTCACTAA
- a CDS encoding TIM barrel protein: MRFALNHIVAPRLPLAEFFALARRLGCTEVEIRNDLPDVTGQAPAEVARLAADAGVAILSVNALYPFNRWSDDLAARAERLADLAAGAGAEALVLCPLNDGTEIAHSRTVAALDRLRDILRPRGLTGLVEPLGFPQSSLRRKAEAVAAIAEAGGFDAFRLLHDTFHHHLAGETEFFPHRTGLVHVSGVTDPALAVAAMLDGHRVLVDADDRLENVAQLQALLADGYDGPVSFEPFAPEVHALEDIETALRASMEHLRNSVAVSAGSPA; this comes from the coding sequence ATGCGCTTCGCCCTGAACCATATCGTCGCCCCGCGCCTGCCGCTGGCCGAGTTCTTCGCCCTGGCCCGCCGCCTGGGCTGCACCGAGGTCGAGATCCGCAACGACCTGCCCGACGTGACCGGGCAGGCCCCGGCCGAGGTCGCCCGCCTGGCCGCCGATGCCGGCGTCGCGATCCTGTCGGTCAACGCCCTCTATCCCTTCAACCGGTGGAGCGACGATCTGGCTGCCCGCGCCGAGCGGCTGGCCGATCTCGCCGCCGGGGCAGGGGCGGAGGCGCTGGTGCTGTGCCCGTTGAACGACGGCACCGAGATCGCGCATTCCCGGACGGTGGCGGCGCTGGACAGGCTGCGCGACATCCTGCGGCCGCGCGGGCTGACCGGGCTGGTCGAGCCGCTGGGCTTTCCGCAAAGTTCGCTGCGCCGCAAGGCCGAGGCGGTGGCCGCCATCGCCGAGGCCGGCGGTTTCGACGCCTTCCGCCTGCTGCACGACACGTTCCACCATCATCTGGCGGGCGAGACGGAATTCTTCCCGCATCGCACCGGCCTCGTGCATGTCTCGGGCGTGACCGATCCGGCGCTGGCGGTCGCGGCGATGCTGGACGGACATCGCGTGCTGGTCGACGCCGATGACCGGCTGGAGAACGTCGCGCAGCTGCAGGCGCTGCTGGCGGACGGCTATGACGGCCCGGTCAGTTTCGAGCCCTTCGCGCCCGAGGTGCATGCGCTGGAGGATATCGAAACCGCGCTGCGCGCCAGCATGGAGCACCTGCGCAACTCCGTCGCGGTATCTGCGGGGAGCCCGGCATGA
- the iolC gene encoding 5-dehydro-2-deoxygluconokinase has product MTKTLDVITIGRSSVDLYGQQVGGRLEDMGSFAKYIGGSPTNIACGTARLGLRSAVITRVGDEHMGRFIREQLVREGVDVRGVATDPERLTALVLLGIRDEDSFPLIFYRENCADMALSEADIDEGFIAEARAVLATGTHLSHPRTEAAVLKALNLARKHGARTALDIDYRPNLWGVAGHGEGESRFVASAAVTARLQATLPLFDLIVGTEEEFHIAGGSTDTIAALRAVRAVSTATLVCKRGAAGAVAFEGAIPDSLDEGQTGPGFPIEVFNVLGAGDGFFSGLLKGWLDDKAWPKALEYANACGAFAVSRHGCTPAYPSLVELEFFLKRGVLRPDLRNDAELEQVYWATNRSNPGAGDWSTMRVFAFDHRAQIEEMPGYTPEKGGTFKELCLQAALQVADGRPGHGILCDNRIGRRALHRASGTGLWIGRPCEWPGSRPLDLEPELGPDCGALAEWARENVVKVLCYCHPEDDAETRAAQEATVKRLFAAARRNGLEFLLEIIPSKVGPVDDATTATLIRQFYAIGIYPDWWKLEPMRTRAAWSNAIAAIEDHDRHTRGIVVLGLDAPEAALSASFAVAAAFPLVKGFAVGRTIFGEVVRRWLKGEVSDEEAVSQMAGRFARLSGIWDEARAMAKKEEPV; this is encoded by the coding sequence ATGACGAAGACGCTGGACGTCATCACCATCGGCCGTTCGTCGGTCGATCTCTACGGCCAGCAGGTCGGCGGCCGGTTGGAGGACATGGGATCGTTCGCCAAATATATCGGCGGCTCTCCGACGAACATCGCCTGCGGCACGGCGCGTCTGGGGCTGCGCTCGGCGGTGATCACCCGGGTCGGCGACGAGCATATGGGCCGCTTCATCCGCGAACAGCTGGTCCGCGAGGGCGTGGATGTGCGCGGCGTCGCCACCGACCCCGAGCGGCTGACGGCGCTGGTGCTGCTGGGGATCCGCGACGAGGACAGTTTCCCGCTGATCTTCTATCGCGAGAACTGCGCCGACATGGCGCTGAGCGAGGCGGATATCGACGAGGGTTTCATCGCCGAGGCCCGCGCGGTGCTGGCGACCGGCACGCATCTGTCGCATCCGCGCACCGAGGCGGCGGTGCTGAAGGCGCTGAACCTGGCGCGCAAGCACGGCGCGCGGACGGCACTGGACATCGACTATCGCCCGAATCTCTGGGGCGTGGCCGGGCATGGCGAGGGAGAGAGCCGCTTCGTCGCAAGCGCCGCGGTGACTGCCCGGCTGCAGGCGACACTGCCGCTTTTCGACCTGATCGTCGGCACCGAGGAGGAGTTCCATATCGCCGGCGGCAGCACCGACACCATCGCCGCGCTGCGCGCGGTGCGCGCGGTCAGCACCGCCACGTTGGTCTGCAAGCGCGGCGCAGCCGGTGCGGTGGCCTTCGAGGGCGCAATCCCGGACAGCCTCGATGAAGGCCAGACCGGCCCCGGCTTCCCGATCGAGGTGTTCAACGTGCTGGGCGCCGGCGACGGCTTCTTCTCGGGGTTGCTGAAGGGCTGGCTGGACGACAAGGCCTGGCCGAAGGCGCTGGAATACGCCAATGCCTGCGGCGCCTTCGCGGTCTCGCGCCACGGCTGCACCCCGGCCTATCCGTCGCTGGTGGAGCTGGAGTTTTTCCTCAAACGCGGCGTCCTGCGGCCGGACCTGCGCAACGATGCGGAACTGGAACAGGTCTACTGGGCCACCAACCGCAGCAATCCCGGCGCGGGCGACTGGTCCACCATGCGGGTCTTTGCCTTCGACCACCGCGCGCAGATCGAGGAGATGCCGGGCTACACGCCGGAAAAGGGCGGGACCTTCAAGGAACTCTGCCTGCAGGCGGCGCTGCAGGTGGCGGATGGCCGGCCGGGCCATGGCATCCTTTGCGACAACCGCATCGGCCGGCGGGCGCTGCATCGGGCCTCGGGGACCGGGCTGTGGATCGGCCGGCCCTGCGAATGGCCGGGCTCGCGGCCGCTGGACCTGGAGCCGGAGCTGGGCCCGGATTGCGGCGCGCTGGCCGAATGGGCGCGCGAGAACGTGGTCAAGGTGCTGTGCTACTGCCATCCCGAGGATGATGCCGAGACGCGCGCCGCGCAGGAGGCAACCGTCAAGCGCCTGTTCGCCGCCGCGCGCCGCAACGGGCTGGAATTCCTGCTGGAGATCATTCCCTCGAAGGTCGGGCCGGTCGATGACGCGACCACGGCGACGCTGATCCGCCAGTTCTATGCCATCGGCATCTATCCCGACTGGTGGAAGCTCGAGCCGATGCGGACCCGCGCGGCCTGGTCCAACGCCATCGCCGCCATCGAGGATCACGACCGCCATACCCGCGGTATCGTGGTGCTGGGGCTCGACGCGCCCGAGGCCGCGCTGAGCGCCAGTTTCGCGGTGGCGGCGGCCTTTCCGCTGGTCAAGGGCTTCGCCGTCGGCCGGACGATCTTTGGCGAGGTGGTGCGGCGCTGGCTGAAGGGTGAAGTGTCGGACGAGGAGGCCGTCTCTCAGATGGCCGGTCGCTTCGCGCGGCTGAGCGGTATCTGGGACGAGGCGCGTGCCATGGCCAAGAAGGAGGAACCGGTATGA